In the genome of Zygosaccharomyces rouxii strain CBS732 chromosome G complete sequence, the window TGCAAGAATGTGCAACAGAGATACCAACTGCGTCAAATTGGGATTCTTATAGCACTTGCAACCAAAGGAACaaggaggaaaaagaaagggTCGACCGAGCTTCAATGCACATCTTGAGGATCTGAAGAAACTGCATCGTGGCAGCCATTCGTTGTTGGAAACGTATGAGAAAGCGCTACCCGTTTCTCAAATGAATTTCTCACGAACATGACGCGCATTACTAAAAATGCTTTGAAATCGACTCCGAAAGTACTCTTGGGAGTGCGATAGGAGAAGTGTACACATAAAATATTATGGTAGTTGGCAATGCTTGTACAGTAGATTTACGTGTATCGAATATAGACGTCAAACGACAACatattgaaaagttgaTATCATTTACACTTGGAAATGCTTCGTGATTCACTTATATATTGTCATATTCCATTTCCATgtttacaagaaaattctttttgaCAACACTTCGCTAGGGTAAAAGAACTTGTTCAACTCTATCGCACTTTTAAACATAACTTACTAAAAGGCTTAACCGTTTGTAATTCAGAgtaagaagaattgaattctCATTAAATCAATACAACTGAACTGTATAGGGAGGTATCATCTTTTTGTGTATATATAGACAAGAAATTCAGTTACCGAAAATAAGCATCATGACGTCTACATTGCCTCTACACATGTACATTAGGCCTATTATCTTGGAGGACGCCCAACAGGTTATTGACTTAGAAGCCAGAGGTTTCCCACCTTCTGAAAGAGCATCACCACAAAATGTTGAGTTCAGGCTGAATACATGTCCAGAACTATGCTCAGGTCTATTTATCCGTGAATTCAACAGCGATACAAAGGAAGTTCAATCTGAGACGTTAATCGGACATATCATGGGTACAAAGATTTCACGTAATGGGTTCATCAGACTGGAAGACATGAAATTAACGCACAACGAATCAAGCGACACTATAGCTATCCATTCTCTAGTTATTGATAAAAACtatcaaaagaagaatctgGCTACATTACTTCTAACAGATTacattcaaaaattgagtAACCAAGAAATTGGTGAGAGAATTGTAATCATAGCGCATGAGCCTCTAATTCCATTCTATGAGCGTGTTGGGTTCAAAGTTCACGGTGAAAACAGGGATGTGATCAAGGATCCCGAGTTTGCAAGCTCCAAATGGATCGATATGGTTCGTGAATTGGTCAAGGAGGAGTATGAGAATTAAGGGCTGAGGCGATGAAGAGAGGGTTATAGCGCAGCAAGCGACGTCCTCCCCTAGCGCTCCTTAACCTTTAAAGGCAATTGGTTAAATGGGAAACGAGGGAGTAGCAAGTCAAATTACACATATATAAGGGATAGAACAAGAGGAGAAAGAGAGAAACAGAAAGAGAATTTCCAGAGACACGTATAAGAGAGCGACGCACTGTATCTTTACTTTAGTTAATAGCGTTAGTTTAATTGTTGTACGTCAATACAGTAGCACTACATTGGAATTAGCAAAAATGTTGAGTATGTTCTGTAGGACCCCAGTTGTATCAAGAACCTTGCAGCAACAAGGTAGTCGTGCATTTACCAATACAGCTTACAGAGCCCTGCCACATCGTAAGGACAATCTCACTGCTGATGAACAAACAGAgcaaaagaattttgatgatAACCAGGCAAGATTAGAGGAGATGGAGCACTCTCGCACCAAGGACGTCGACTACACCCATCAAAGAAGCGAAGCAGAACTTAGGAAGATAGGTGAAGATGCTCAAGTCGAACAGAACAGACCCGATGACGGTGTTTATTAAACAGGGCTGCATTTAAGCAGGCATCAGCAGGCGCGAGTGTATGGTCATAACTGGTATCACAGACATCCTAGCATAAGTGGTACGTAAGTACATATTTATCTATTTTATCTTTAATATTCTAAAAACATTGtgaagattttgatctgctttgtcttcatctttaGACTCGTAGTCTTGTTAACGAGCCACTCGCCCTTTTTATCGTTATTAAAAGGGCGGACTGAGATAAAGCTGAGTAAACTAAAGGGATCttaaagaagattcaaAAACATAGTTGATTCATTACCATTCTCGTTAGTTAGATGGTGAAAAGCATACAGCTAGAGATTGCATTAGGATGTCGAGTTCTAAGCTGCGTTGTAAATCTATTTCAAAACTATCAAATGTGGCTGAACAGTTTATGATTCAAGATTCGAGATGTGGGCCTGGGGCTCGTGTAATGACTCTTTTGCAAGTATGTTTAGACACCTTAGAGGCCTATAAGGATGAATAtaagaaattgaaaaggaatgATGAGGTGTCTCAAGAACAAATCTATCATATCTACGAATCTGCATATGTTTATTATAAGATCGTACACAGTTTGGTTCTTAATAGAATACCGAATCTCAATGAATTCCATCAGGTCAAAAGGCGCTCCAACACAagtgataaaaaattgatggagATTTATAATATGTTGGTTAAAAGTTTGCTCTATGACGAAAAGATCAGTGGCGTTAAAACGTTTATCAAGGAGCATTCTTctgatattgatgaaattagtAGTGATAAAGAACTGAAAACCGGTGGTTTTATTTCAGCAAAGGAGTTGGAATTTTTGCTTAAATCTGACGATCGTAATATTTTGCTAGTGGATGTAAGACAGAGAtctgaatttgaagaaaccCATATTAAAGCCAGTAATGTCATTTGCATCGAGCCAATATCATTTAAGAGTTCCTACACAGATCTggaattggagaaaaaatcgatgatTACTTCACcaaatgttgaaattgatatttttaAGAGGAGAAATGAGTTTACGTTTGTCATTCTATATACAGATGGcaataaagaaaatggtCACCATAATTTTTACATCCAACAGGAAATGGTGTTATTAGACTTACTGATAAACAGATCATTTGCCAAACCACTTCATAAGGATGTTAAAATTCTAGTATTAGAGGCAGGAATCTCTAGTTGGAAATTTCATGGTGGTAGTTGTAGTAGTAGTGAAAACTTCCAAGGAAACCAAGACAGCGGCGCTATCTATATTAATGGTAATACTTCAGGTTTAAAGCTGCAACAACTGCCAAAATTGACGCCTAATATTAGCTCCTCGATGGATTCTTCAATGAAAGATATGATGAGATCAACTTCGCAAGATCCAAGTAATGCCGGCTTTAATTTACCTATACAGCAAAGACCACCTGGATCTGCAAACCTAATAAACCCCTCTCCCTCTGTATCTCCTTCTCAATTGCCACTTGGGTCGCCACCTTTGTCTCATCATCCAGACATGAAATTCGCCAAATATCCAACTACTCCACAATTAGCCGACAAAGATAATGCGAATGACAGTAATGGCACTGCTAATGGTACTGCTAATGGTGGTAGCAGTGCTGGTAATGGATTGCCTACGTTCACCAATGTTTCACCTATAAATTCAAGAGCGGTTGCGCCTGCACGTCGTACCATTGCGTCACCCAACCCACCAAGCATTTTGGTGGGTAGTAGTGCAACTAATGGTACTAGTGCTAATACTAGTACCAATCAACCTTTATCAAAACCTCCAACCCAACCATTACCAACATTGCCGCAATTACCAACACGCTCATCTAATTCACAAAGTTCATTAACACAGACAAAACAGTACGATTTAGATTTTACAGTTGGATTAGAAAATATGGGTAATTCATGTTATATCAATTGTATCATACAATGCCTTTTAGGTACTCACGAATTAACGAATATTTTCCTCAACAATTCTTATGAACGTCATATCAATTTAAACAGTAAATTGGGATCCAAGGGCGTTTTAGCTAAACATTTTGCCAgattaattcatcaaatgcatCAAAGCGCTGCATTTAAAAAGTCAGATAAAAATAAAGCTGTTAGACCCTATGAATTCAAAATGGCTTGCGGTTCGATAAATTCCCTTTTTAGAGAAAGTGGTCAACAGGATTCTCAagaattttgtcaatttttGTTAGATGGATTACATGAAGATTTAAACCAATGTGGTGGTAATCCTCCATTAAAAGAATTATcagaagaagctgaaaaaaTGAGAGAAAGATTATCGATGAGAATCGCGTCTTCCATTGAGTGGGAGAGGTATTTGACAAGAGATTTCAGCGTTATCGTTGATTTGTTCCAAGGGCAATACGCTTCGCAATTGAGGTGCAAAGTTTGTAATCATACTTCTACAACTTATCAGCCTTTTTCTATACTAGCGGCCCCGGTACCTCACGCTAAAAGTTGTTACTTATTGGATTGCTTCAAGGAATTTACAAAGTTAGAACAGttggaaaaagatgaagaatggCTATGTCCCTATTGTAAGAAAAAGCAACCTTCGACTAAAAAATTGACAATCACAAGGTTACCGCGCAATCTGATTATTCActtgaaaagatttgataATTTGTTGAACAAAAATAACGTTTTGGTCAATTATCCATTCTTTTTGGATTTAACTCCATTTTGGGCAAATGATTTTGACGGGAGATTACCACCTGGGGTTACTGATGAATTGCCTTCAAGGGGTCAAGTTGCACCATTTAAATATAAATTATACGCAGTTGCGTCACATTCGGGTAGCCTTTACGGTGGTCATTATACCGCTTATGTGGATAAAGGCTTGAACAAGGGCTGGTACTATTTTGATGATACCGGTTATCGTCCAATGAGAACTCCAACGGAATGTATCACATCAAATGCATACGTCTTGTTTTACCATCGTGTATACGGTGTTTAATACAAGAGAATTTAAATAAATAATTAATTAATGAAATACGGAATATATCAAGcggaaaagaaaatcatgCATGCATTCatgaatttaaatttagCTGGGTTCAGATAAGATCAAGACAGTTTTAGCCAAGTAAACACCGTATTAATATATAATAACGTAGATATCgctttattattattatcataaTTTTAAATTAATTCATTCCCAATCGTCGTCGTCATCGTCGTCATTTTCATTGGCATTTGCTCCCACTTTACCAGTCTTGGATTCTTCATTGCTAGTTTGCTTTTCCTTTTTAATATTATCGTTGTCAGCAGTATCTTCTTTCTTAATTATGACAGGTTCCTCGTCTTGCTTATCATTATCgtcttcctcttcatcccatgcaatttcttcttccttatTAGTTTCCTTACTCTCTAGGATTTTCCTTCTAGTGGTCTCCATTTCTAGGATTCTCTGTTTTTGAGTAAAGTAGATATTCCAGAAATCCTTGTAAGATATTTCTTGAGGAACGATTCCATTCATTAGATTAGCTAAATCCATatctttttccaaaatttgagaaatttcTTGGGTCTTGGAATCTGCATCAAAATCCTCAGGTAGTGAAAGCTTGTTATTCAAATATAGTGATTCATCTGTGGAAAGTGTTTTCAATTCAGTCTCAGTTctattaccaccaacaacagTTTTAGAACTTTCCTTATCAGTTCCCTTATCCATATCCTCACCTCTTTCTTCACCTAATTGAAcgatttgttcaaatttgtTGCCCAGATTATTGGTCACATTGGACCAAAAACCTGGATTAGAAACCTTCGTCCAATAACCCTGAGCAAACTTTTCcacattttgtaaatttgaatC includes:
- the PAA1 gene encoding polyamine acetyltransferase (highly similar to gnl|GLV|CAGL0G05291g Candida glabrata CAGL0G05291g and similar to YDR071C uniprot|Q12447 Saccharomyces cerevisiae YDR071C PAA1 Polyamine acetyltransferase acetylates polyamines such as putrescine spermidine and spermine may be involved in transcription initiation), producing MTSTLPLHMYIRPIILEDAQQVIDLEARGFPPSERASPQNVEFRLNTCPELCSGLFIREFNSDTKEVQSETLIGHIMGTKISRNGFIRLEDMKLTHNESSDTIAIHSLVIDKNYQKKNLATLLLTDYIQKLSNQEIGERIVIIAHEPLIPFYERVGFKVHGENRDVIKDPEFASSKWIDMVRELVKEEYEN
- the FMP16 gene encoding Fmp16p (similar to uniprot|Q12497 Saccharomyces cerevisiae YDR070C FMP16 The authentic non-tagged protein was localized to the mitochondria); this translates as MLSMFCRTPVVSRTLQQQGSRAFTNTAYRALPHRKDNLTADEQTEQKNFDDNQARLEEMEHSRTKDVDYTHQRSEAELRKIGEDAQVEQNRPDDGVY
- the DOA4 gene encoding ubiquitin-specific protease DOA4 (some similarities with uniprot|P32571 Saccharomyces cerevisiae YDR069C DOA4 Ubiquitin hydrolase required for recycling ubiquitin from proteasome-bound ubiquitinated intermediates acts at the late endosome/prevacuolar compartment to recover ubiquitin from ubiquitinated membrane proteins en route to the vacuole); its protein translation is MSSSKLRCKSISKLSNVAEQFMIQDSRCGPGARVMTLLQVCLDTLEAYKDEYKKLKRNDEVSQEQIYHIYESAYVYYKIVHSLVLNRIPNLNEFHQVKRRSNTSDKKLMEIYNMLVKSLLYDEKISGVKTFIKEHSSDIDEISSDKELKTGGFISAKELEFLLKSDDRNILLVDVRQRSEFEETHIKASNVICIEPISFKSSYTDLELEKKSMITSPNVEIDIFKRRNEFTFVILYTDGNKENGHHNFYIQQEMVLLDLLINRSFAKPLHKDVKILVLEAGISSWKFHGGSCSSSENFQGNQDSGAIYINGNTSGLKLQQLPKLTPNISSSMDSSMKDMMRSTSQDPSNAGFNLPIQQRPPGSANLINPSPSVSPSQLPLGSPPLSHHPDMKFAKYPTTPQLADKDNANDSNGTANGTANGGSSAGNGLPTFTNVSPINSRAVAPARRTIASPNPPSILVGSSATNGTSANTSTNQPLSKPPTQPLPTLPQLPTRSSNSQSSLTQTKQYDLDFTVGLENMGNSCYINCIIQCLLGTHELTNIFLNNSYERHINLNSKLGSKGVLAKHFARLIHQMHQSAAFKKSDKNKAVRPYEFKMACGSINSLFRESGQQDSQEFCQFLLDGLHEDLNQCGGNPPLKELSEEAEKMRERLSMRIASSIEWERYLTRDFSVIVDLFQGQYASQLRCKVCNHTSTTYQPFSILAAPVPHAKSCYLLDCFKEFTKLEQLEKDEEWLCPYCKKKQPSTKKLTITRLPRNLIIHLKRFDNLLNKNNVLVNYPFFLDLTPFWANDFDGRLPPGVTDELPSRGQVAPFKYKLYAVASHSGSLYGGHYTAYVDKGLNKGWYYFDDTGYRPMRTPTECITSNAYVLFYHRVYGV
- the DOS2 gene encoding Dos2p (similar to uniprot|P54858 Saccharomyces cerevisiae YDR068W DOS2 Protein of unknown function green fluorescent protein (GFP)-fusion protein localizes to the cytoplasm), which gives rise to MEFFYEEQALANDPHKTEDHDEKTEKVFNKLEDEVSKRYDETAKAFKGFVAEAEDGVKLNLPLDPAVSEKTQRYLGQLDSNLQNVEKFAQGYWTKVSNPGFWSNVTNNLGNKFEQIVQLGEERGEDMDKGTDKESSKTVVGGNRTETELKTLSTDESLYLNNKLSLPEDFDADSKTQEISQILEKDMDLANLMNGIVPQEISYKDFWNIYFTQKQRILEMETTRRKILESKETNKEEEIAWDEEEDDNDKQDEEPVIIKKEDTADNDNIKKEKQTSNEESKTGKVGANANENDDDDDDDWE